The proteins below are encoded in one region of Triticum aestivum cultivar Chinese Spring chromosome 1B, IWGSC CS RefSeq v2.1, whole genome shotgun sequence:
- the LOC123134614 gene encoding subtilisin-like protease SBT3.17, which yields MKTESPRHLRNPLLVLLFLAAAAAAASAAPAVQIAMAAEPEQAPAAQEAAVHIVYVDRPEDADPEEFHIRTLAPVLGSEEKARGAVLYHYKHAASGFSAKLTTEQVEDLKKQPGVLQVVPSQTYQLHGNEGGHASTTRTMGLM from the exons ATGAAGACCGAATCCCCGCGTCATCTTCGTAAccctctgctcgtcctcctcttcctcgcagcagcagcagcagcagcgtcggcAGCCCCCGCCGTCCAGATCGCCATGGCGGCCGAGCCGGAGCAGGCGCCCGCGGCGCAGGAGGCGGCCGTGCACATCGTCTACGTCGACCGCCCCGAGGACGCCGACCCCGAGGAGTTCCACATCCGCACCCTCGCCCCCGTCCTCGGCAG CGAGGAGAAGGCCAGGGGCGCGGTCCTCTACCACTACAAGCACGCCGCCAGCGGATTCTCCGCAAAGCTCACCACCGAGCAGGTCGAGGACCTCAAGA AGCAACCAGGTGTCCTTCAGGTTGTGCCGAGCCAGACCTACCAGCTCCATGGAAATGAGGGTGGACATGCCAGCACAACCCGCACCATGGGCCTTATGTGA
- the LOC123134625 gene encoding serine/threonine-protein kinase SAPK4: MTTATATAAPLTGMDKYEEVRDIGSGNFGVARLMRHRENDGLVAVKLIERGHRIDENVYREIVNHRSLRHPNIIQFIEVILTPTHLAIVMEYAAGGELFDRIVDRGRFSEDETRYFFQQLICGVSYCHHMQICHRDLKLENVLLDGSPAPRLKICDFGYSKSSVLHSRPKSAVGTPAYIAPEVLRRQEYDGKMADVWSCGVTLYVMLVGAYPFEDPDDPKNIKKIIQRIAAVDYNIPDNILISAECRQLISLIFVSNPTKRITMKEIKSHPWFLKNLPRELTEEAQADYYKRSSSVPSFSKQTNQEIMEIVQDARKKPRSSTSGYGYADELSDDEETNAKVIVPEQNDEEDECDKKVREVLESGELDMSALHI; this comes from the exons atgacgacggcgacggcaaCGGCCGCGCCCCTCACCGGGATGGACAAGTACGAGGAGGTGCGGGACATCGGGTCGGGAAACTTCGGGGTGGCCCGGCTGATGCGCCACCGCGAGAACGACGGGCTCGTCGCCGTCAAGCTCATCGAGCGCGGCCACAGG ATTGACGAGAATGTGTACCGGGAGATCGTCAACCACCGCTCGCTCCGGCACCCCAACATTATCCAGTTCATAGAG GTGATCCTAACACCGACACACCTTGCAATTGTGATGGAGTACGCGGCGGGTGGCGAGCTCTTTGATCGAATCGTCGATCGTGGCCGGTTTAGCGAGGACGAG ACCAGATATTTCTTCCAGCAGCTGATCTGCGGCGTAAGCTACTGCCATCACATG CAAATATGCCATAGAGATTTGAAGCTGGAGAATGTTCTCCTGGATGGTAGCCCGGCTCCCCGGCTCAAGATATGCGATTTTGGGTACTCCAAG TCGTCAGTACTACATTCAAGGCCCAAATCTGCAGTGGGGACGCCAGCATACATTGCACCGGAAGTTCTTCGCCGCCAGGAATATGATGGGAAG ATGGCAGATGTATGGTCCTGTGGGGTGACTCTCTATGTCATGCTTGTGGGAGCCTACCCATTTGAAGACCCGGATGACCCCAAGAATATCAAGAAGATCATTCAG CGAATAGCAGCAGTCGACTATAACATCCCAGACAACATTCTCATATCTGCTGAGTGCAGACAGCTCATTTCTCTTATCTTTGTGAGCAATCCAACGAAG AGAATCACAATGAAGGAGATAAAGAGCCACCCATGGTTCTTGAAGAACTTGCCGCGGGAGCTCACAGAGGAAGCGCAAGCAGACTACTACAAGAGGAGCAGCAGTGTGCCTTCTTTCTCGAAGCAAACAAACCAAGAGATCATGGAGATTGTGCAAGACGCAAGGAAGAAGCCAAGATCAAGCACGTCAGGCTATGGCTACGCGGACGAGTTATCGGATGATGAGGAAACGAATGCGAAGGTCATCGTACCAGAACAGAATGACGAAGAGGACGAGTGTGACAAGAAGGTTAGGGAGGTTCTTGAGAGCGGGGAGCTGGATATGAGCGCGTTGCACATCTAA